In the genome of Rhizophagus irregularis chromosome 22, complete sequence, one region contains:
- a CDS encoding mitochondrial 37S ribosomal protein mS29, protein MLSLHLYTKIIPGVNSIIPRTSIGQSFLTRHPIQNAIQSPLISSSLIIQQKRTGTAKPKYKTPKEKQVKTLGFKQKKTKKESSRDVEIASTSSSGRGGEEFYKPAPDVILNDMFPEVFTNENVGKIYQIPKEVIPKFKVFKFPMSLSKEFELFHNSSLVVRQSSVELIKLLEEASTLPSTKNRHIISGPLGIGKSALLMQAVNYAMCKPWIVIYIPHAVQYVNSTSPYMKVESTGEFIQPTLTMSLLQQIKLVNEPYLRNINLRRGHQIHRHVIKDKNTSQLLEIGINDPHSAQEVFEIFLEEIGNNQEYPVLLAVDEINAFYTDSKYFDVDDTLLEANRLSLPRTILEYFSGKKDFTYGAVIGALSQTFKPFISKPLEIALGLTEASPWKPVSRTILQYTTGLQNFDVKGYSKDEAKAVIDYYYEMSILPQPKEQLFVKHFLATNGNPRKFYLACWKGL, encoded by the exons ATGTTATCTTTACATttgtatacaaaaataataccGGGAGTTAATTCAATTATTCCAAGGACGAGTATAGGACAATCTTTTTTAACTCGTCATCCAATACAAAATGCAATCCAATcacctttaatttcatcaagtTTGATAATTCAACAAAAAAGAACTGGGACTGCGAAACcgaaat ataaaacaCCTAAGGAAAAACAAGTAAAAACTTTAggatttaaacaaaaaaagactaaaaaaGAATCTTCGAGa gATGTGGAAATCGCCAGTACAAGTAGTTCTGGACGGGGTGGTGAAGAGTTTTACAAGCCTGCTCCTGatgttattttaaatgatatgtTTCCG GAAGTTTTTACCAATGAAAATGTtggtaaaatttatcaaattccTAAAGAGGTCATTccaaaatttaaagtatttaagtTTCCAATGTCGTTATCCAAAGAG ttTGAACTATTTCACAACTCATCATTAGTCGTTCGTCAATCATCAGTAGAATTGATAAAGCTACTTGAGGAAGCATCCACATTACCTAGTACAAAAAATAGACACATTATAT cagGACCGTTGGGTATCGGTAAAAGCGCGTTACTTATGCAGGCTGTTAATTATGCAATGTGTAAACCATGGATTGTAATTTATATTCCACATG CTGTTCAATATGTAAATAGTACTTCTCCATATATGAAGGTGGAATCAACAGGTGAATTTATACAACCTACATTGACTATGTCATTGTTGCAACAAATCAAGCTTGTAAATGAGCCTTACCTAAGAAAC aTCAATCTTAGAAGAGGCCATCAAATACATCGTCATGTAATTAAGGATAAAAATACATCTCAATTACTGGAAATAGGAATAAATGATCCTCATTCTGCACAGGAAGTTTTTGAGATATTTTTGGAGGAAATTGGAAATAATCAAGAATATCCTGTTCTTCTCGCAGTTGATGAAATCAATGCATTTTATACTGACTCTAAATATTTTGATGTCGATGATACTTTGTTGGAAGCTAATAGATTATCACTTCCTCGGACAATCTTGGAATATTTTTCTGGAAAAAAAGATTTC ACATATGGGGCAGTGATTGGGGCTTTATCACAAACTTTTAAACCATTCATTAGTAAACCATTAGAAATTGCACTTGGATTAACTGAAGCATCGCCATGGAAACCTGTTTCTCGTACAATTTTGCAGTACACGACAGGATTACAAAATTTTGACGTAAAAGGATATTCAAAAGACGAAGCAAAAGCTGTGATAGACTATTATTACGAAATGTCTATATTACCAC aaccAAAGGAACAACTTTTTGTTAAACACTTTTTGGCAACAAATGGAAAtccaagaaaattttatttagcatGCTGGAAAggattgtaa